One Alkalicoccus halolimnae DNA segment encodes these proteins:
- a CDS encoding dihydroorotase, translated as MKRLFKNAEVYRDGKTEIEDILIDGTTGKVEKIGRSLSDAEAEEYDLTGKLLAPGLVDIHIHLREPGGESKETIETGTQAAARGGFTTVCAMPNTRPVPDSAETIDELQKKIKKNAVVRVLPYAAITERQLGKSVTDMQTLSERGAFAFTDDGVGVQTAGKMYEAMIEASRLNKAVVAHCEDNSLLYGGMLHDGEKARELGIKGILPASEAVHIARDILLAEETGVHYHVCHVSAKESVRVIRDAKRAGINVTAEVTPHHLMLTEDDIPGDDANYKMNPPLRAQADREALIEGLLDGTLDFIATDHAPHTAEEKNMSIEEAPFGIVGLETAFPLLYTHLVETKAVPESQLLDWLTKKPAEVFQLPYGEITEGGYADLVVIDRHKKQRVDTENFLSKGTNMPFNEWELTGWPVMTICEGNIVWNEKEEKVR; from the coding sequence ATGAAGCGATTGTTTAAAAATGCAGAAGTATATCGGGATGGAAAAACCGAAATAGAGGACATATTAATAGACGGAACAACTGGAAAAGTTGAAAAAATCGGCCGCAGTCTGTCAGATGCAGAAGCTGAAGAATATGACTTAACAGGAAAACTTCTGGCTCCTGGACTTGTTGATATACATATTCACCTGCGTGAACCGGGAGGAGAATCGAAAGAAACAATTGAAACGGGCACGCAGGCAGCAGCCCGCGGAGGTTTTACTACCGTATGTGCCATGCCAAACACCCGGCCGGTTCCGGATTCTGCAGAAACAATTGATGAATTGCAGAAAAAAATTAAAAAGAATGCGGTCGTCCGTGTCCTTCCGTATGCAGCAATTACCGAACGCCAGCTCGGAAAAAGCGTCACAGATATGCAGACGCTCTCTGAACGAGGAGCATTTGCATTCACGGATGACGGCGTAGGAGTGCAGACGGCCGGGAAAATGTATGAAGCTATGATCGAGGCTTCCAGACTGAATAAAGCTGTCGTCGCCCACTGTGAAGACAATTCCCTTCTTTATGGCGGTATGCTGCATGATGGAGAAAAAGCTCGTGAACTGGGTATCAAAGGCATCCTTCCGGCCTCAGAAGCTGTTCACATAGCAAGAGATATTCTGCTTGCAGAAGAAACCGGTGTCCACTATCACGTATGCCACGTCAGTGCGAAAGAGTCTGTAAGGGTTATACGCGATGCAAAACGAGCCGGAATTAACGTAACGGCGGAAGTGACACCGCACCATTTAATGCTGACGGAAGACGATATTCCCGGGGACGATGCAAATTATAAAATGAACCCACCTCTGCGGGCGCAGGCAGACCGTGAAGCGCTAATCGAAGGCTTATTGGACGGCACGCTGGATTTCATAGCGACAGATCATGCTCCTCATACAGCAGAAGAGAAAAACATGTCTATTGAAGAAGCACCTTTCGGAATAGTAGGGCTGGAAACAGCTTTTCCTCTTTTATACACCCATCTTGTTGAAACAAAGGCCGTTCCCGAATCACAGCTGCTCGACTGGCTGACTAAAAAGCCGGCAGAAGTTTTTCAGCTCCCATATGGAGAAATCACTGAAGGAGGTTATGCAGATCTCGTTGTAATTGACCGGCATAAAAAACAGCGCGTGGATACGGAGAATTTTCTTTCCAAAGGAACGAACATGCCATTTAACGAATGGGAACTGACCGGCTGGCCGGTGATGACCATATGTGAAGGAAATATCGTTTGGAATGAAAAGGAGGAAAAAGTCAGATGA
- the ileS gene encoding isoleucine--tRNA ligase: protein MNYKDTLLMPKTDFPMRGNLPNREPDMQDEWNEREVYKKVQERTKDRPLFILHDGPPYANGDIHMGHALNKILKDFIVRSKSMTGYNAPYVPGWDTHGLPIETALTKKGKVDRKKLSIAEFRQKCEEYALEQIDSQREQFKRLGVRGDWENPYVTLTHEYEAQQIQVFGEMAKKGYIYKGKKPVYWSPSSESALAEAEIEYHDKRSASIYVSFDVTEGKGILLGDEKFVIWTTTPWTIPANLAIALHPELDYVVVRANEEKYVVAEGLLEELAGKFEWENYEITGRFKGQQLEGIRTKHPLYDRESLIILGDHVTLEAGTGCVHTAPGHGEDDYIVGQRYELDVLCPVDDKGVFTEEAPMFEGMFYDKANKPITDKLKEAGKLLYLDFFTHSYPHDWRTKKPVIYRATAQWFASIDDIRDNLLSEVEKVEWLPKWGETRLYNMVRDRGDWCISRQRAWGVPIPIFYGEDGEPIITDETISHVSELFRKHGSNIWFEKEAKELLPAGYTSEHSPNGTFTKETDIMDVWFDSGSSHQAVLEEREDLQRPADVYLEGSDQYRGWFNSSLTTSVAVTGKAPFKSVVSHGFTLDGKGKKMSKSLGNVIVPDKVMKQLGADILRLWVSSVDYQADVRVSDDILKQVAEVYRKIRNTFRFMLGNLADFDPKKDNVDYDSLSSLNQYMLVKINDLVKDVRKAYDDYQFSTVYNKVHNFCTIELSSFFMDIAKDTLYTEHADHPERRGIQTVMYEALTTLVKLLSPIIPHTAEEVWKHIPGTDSEAVQATDMPEVQSFSGVDETVAKWDRFMHLRDDVMKALEDARNDQGIKKNLHAAVEVFTSDQDKALLESIHELTKLFITSEVKVSSMESATEDVKKYDEMAVRVTRAEGETCERCWVVSTELGKHPEHPNLCPDCTETVVNHYVSQS, encoded by the coding sequence ATGAATTACAAAGATACTCTACTGATGCCTAAAACAGATTTTCCAATGAGGGGAAATCTTCCGAATAGAGAACCGGATATGCAGGATGAATGGAATGAGAGAGAAGTATATAAAAAGGTCCAGGAGCGAACGAAAGACCGTCCTCTTTTTATTCTGCATGACGGACCTCCGTACGCCAACGGTGATATTCATATGGGCCACGCCTTAAATAAGATTCTTAAAGACTTTATTGTCCGCTCCAAATCCATGACCGGCTATAACGCTCCTTATGTCCCTGGATGGGATACTCACGGACTGCCGATTGAAACAGCCTTAACGAAAAAAGGGAAAGTGGATAGAAAAAAACTCAGTATCGCAGAATTCCGTCAAAAATGTGAAGAGTATGCACTGGAGCAGATCGACAGCCAGAGGGAGCAGTTTAAACGTCTTGGAGTGCGGGGAGACTGGGAGAATCCTTACGTAACTCTCACTCACGAGTATGAAGCCCAGCAGATTCAAGTGTTCGGGGAAATGGCTAAAAAAGGATATATTTACAAAGGAAAAAAACCGGTTTACTGGTCCCCTTCTTCGGAATCTGCCCTGGCAGAGGCTGAAATTGAATATCATGATAAGCGTTCTGCCTCCATTTATGTGTCCTTTGACGTTACAGAGGGCAAAGGAATTCTGCTTGGAGACGAAAAGTTTGTAATTTGGACGACGACCCCGTGGACAATTCCGGCAAACCTCGCAATTGCTCTTCATCCTGAGCTTGATTATGTAGTAGTTAGAGCAAACGAGGAAAAGTATGTTGTGGCTGAAGGACTTCTGGAAGAACTTGCTGGTAAATTCGAGTGGGAAAACTACGAAATCACTGGCAGATTCAAAGGTCAGCAGCTGGAAGGAATCCGTACAAAACACCCGTTGTACGATCGGGAATCTCTGATTATTTTAGGGGATCATGTGACTTTGGAAGCCGGTACAGGCTGCGTTCATACAGCGCCGGGACACGGGGAAGACGACTATATTGTCGGACAGCGCTACGAGCTGGATGTTCTTTGCCCTGTTGACGATAAGGGAGTGTTTACAGAGGAAGCCCCTATGTTTGAAGGAATGTTTTATGATAAAGCAAACAAGCCGATTACTGATAAACTGAAAGAGGCAGGGAAACTGCTTTATCTCGATTTCTTCACTCATTCGTATCCACACGACTGGCGCACGAAGAAACCGGTCATTTACCGGGCTACAGCACAATGGTTTGCTTCTATTGATGACATTCGTGATAATCTGCTTTCGGAAGTGGAAAAAGTAGAATGGCTTCCTAAATGGGGAGAAACAAGGTTATATAACATGGTACGGGACCGGGGCGACTGGTGTATTTCCAGACAGCGTGCATGGGGAGTACCAATTCCAATCTTTTATGGGGAAGATGGAGAACCGATCATAACTGACGAAACTATCTCCCACGTTTCTGAGCTTTTCCGTAAACACGGTTCGAATATCTGGTTTGAAAAAGAAGCAAAAGAACTTCTTCCTGCAGGCTATACGTCCGAGCACAGTCCAAATGGAACTTTTACTAAAGAGACCGACATTATGGATGTATGGTTTGATTCCGGTTCTTCCCATCAGGCTGTTCTGGAGGAAAGAGAAGACCTGCAGCGTCCGGCAGACGTTTATCTGGAAGGATCGGATCAGTACAGAGGCTGGTTTAATTCCTCACTAACAACATCTGTAGCGGTAACAGGAAAAGCCCCGTTCAAATCTGTTGTCAGCCATGGATTTACGCTGGATGGAAAAGGAAAAAAAATGAGTAAGTCTCTTGGGAATGTCATTGTACCAGATAAAGTAATGAAGCAGCTTGGGGCAGATATTCTCCGCCTTTGGGTTTCTTCCGTTGATTATCAGGCAGACGTCCGGGTATCGGATGATATTCTTAAACAAGTAGCCGAAGTTTACAGAAAAATTCGCAATACTTTCCGATTCATGCTGGGTAATCTGGCGGACTTTGATCCGAAAAAAGATAATGTTGATTACGATAGCCTTTCCAGTCTGAATCAGTATATGCTCGTAAAGATAAATGATCTCGTTAAAGACGTTCGCAAAGCGTATGACGATTATCAATTTTCTACGGTATACAATAAAGTTCATAACTTCTGTACGATCGAGCTGAGCTCATTCTTTATGGATATTGCAAAGGATACGCTTTATACAGAGCATGCTGATCATCCAGAGCGCCGGGGAATCCAGACCGTCATGTATGAAGCCCTCACAACGCTTGTTAAACTTCTCAGCCCGATTATTCCTCATACTGCAGAAGAAGTATGGAAGCATATTCCTGGTACAGATTCGGAAGCTGTGCAGGCGACAGACATGCCTGAAGTGCAGTCGTTCAGCGGTGTTGATGAAACTGTAGCCAAGTGGGATCGTTTCATGCATCTGCGTGATGATGTTATGAAAGCTCTTGAAGATGCGCGCAATGATCAGGGAATCAAGAAGAATCTACATGCTGCCGTTGAAGTGTTTACTTCAGATCAGGATAAAGCTCTGCTGGAGTCAATTCATGAGCTCACTAAATTGTTCATCACTTCTGAAGTGAAGGTTTCAAGTATGGAAAGTGCTACGGAAGATGTGAAGAAATATGATGAAATGGCCGTACGAGTCACGAGAGCTGAAGGAGAAACGTGTGAAAGATGCTGGGTGGTCTCGACGGAACTTGGAAAACATCCGGAACACCCGAACCTTTGTCCGGACTGTACAGAGACGGTTGTAAATCATTATGTAAGCCAGTCCTAA
- a CDS encoding solute carrier family 23 protein, producing MSDKTVGIREIPRLDKWLILSVQHLFAMFGATILVPLLTGLSPAVALVSSGLGTLAYLLITKGRIPAYLGSSFAFIAPLIAAIGIGGPEGAMIGSFFAGILYGVVALFIKMTGVQWIMKILPPIVVGPVIMVIGLGLAATAIDMAMNNPETESYSGLHFSVAMATLGITIIAAIFFRGFFSLLPILTGIAGGYLIAAWQGLVDFTAVQEAAWIRSPDFLVPFVTYDPSFNWTIIAIMVPIAAVTLSEHIGDQMVLSKVVEKNLVRTPGLHRSILGDGVATVISSFIGGPPNTTYGENIGVVALTRVFSVFVIGGAAVTAVMFGFIGKVSALITTIPTAVMGGVSILLFGIIASNGMRMLIDNHVDLGKKRNLVIASVILVIGIGGAFIQVTDQIEVAGMALATVIGILLNLILPGRDYVQTDEEMFRKMKDNSAA from the coding sequence ATGAGTGATAAAACAGTAGGAATCAGAGAAATTCCGAGACTTGATAAATGGCTTATATTAAGCGTGCAGCATTTGTTCGCTATGTTTGGAGCTACCATTCTGGTACCTCTGCTTACAGGATTGAGTCCGGCCGTAGCTCTTGTATCGAGCGGGCTCGGTACACTGGCCTACCTCCTGATCACAAAAGGCAGGATCCCGGCTTATCTCGGATCTTCCTTCGCTTTTATAGCGCCTTTAATTGCAGCGATAGGAATTGGAGGACCTGAAGGAGCCATGATCGGAAGTTTTTTCGCCGGCATTCTTTACGGGGTGGTTGCTCTGTTTATAAAAATGACAGGTGTCCAGTGGATCATGAAAATACTTCCCCCTATTGTTGTAGGGCCAGTAATAATGGTAATCGGACTGGGACTTGCAGCTACAGCAATTGATATGGCAATGAATAACCCGGAAACAGAAAGTTACAGCGGCCTGCACTTCTCCGTAGCGATGGCGACGCTTGGAATTACTATCATAGCAGCCATTTTTTTCAGAGGATTTTTCAGTCTGCTGCCGATCCTGACGGGTATTGCAGGAGGTTATCTGATTGCCGCCTGGCAGGGACTGGTCGACTTTACAGCAGTTCAGGAAGCAGCGTGGATACGCTCCCCGGACTTTCTCGTCCCTTTTGTTACGTATGACCCTTCATTTAACTGGACAATCATTGCCATCATGGTTCCAATTGCTGCGGTGACTTTGAGTGAACATATCGGAGATCAAATGGTGCTCAGTAAAGTGGTGGAAAAAAATCTCGTCCGGACACCTGGCCTGCATCGTTCCATCCTCGGTGACGGAGTAGCCACCGTAATTAGTTCTTTTATTGGCGGTCCTCCGAACACCACCTATGGAGAGAACATCGGAGTAGTTGCTCTTACAAGAGTATTCAGCGTTTTTGTGATCGGGGGTGCGGCCGTAACAGCCGTAATGTTCGGCTTCATAGGGAAAGTGTCCGCCTTGATCACTACGATACCTACTGCTGTAATGGGAGGCGTGTCCATTCTCCTCTTTGGCATTATTGCTTCCAACGGGATGCGGATGCTTATCGATAATCACGTTGATCTTGGCAAAAAAAGAAATCTGGTAATTGCTTCTGTTATTCTCGTAATAGGGATAGGAGGCGCCTTTATTCAGGTGACCGACCAGATTGAAGTTGCCGGCATGGCCCTGGCAACTGTAATCGGCATACTATTGAATTTAATTCTTCCGGGCAGGGACTATGTGCAGACAGATGAAGAAATGTTCAGGAAAATGAAAGATAATTCAGCAGCATAA
- a CDS encoding RNA-binding protein, which produces MSIYEHFRKEEHPFIDQVSDWKNTVEEEYRSKLSDFLDPRQQYIVSSIVGGNSSVSVMFEGGISTAERKRALLYPDYVNPATEDFELKAFELDYPVKFVRIDHPQVLGSLIGLGLKREKFGDIITKGDKIQFVCASENASYIEHQLTSIGKAKVSLFPIELEDLVDKEESYIEKSTTVSSLRLDVIISEAYNLSRSKVKPFIQTDKVKVNWRIADDPSLIVEKGDMLSLRGKGRCQIESIEGETKKGKVRIILRYIGSG; this is translated from the coding sequence GTGTCAATTTATGAGCATTTTCGTAAAGAGGAGCATCCTTTTATTGACCAGGTTTCAGACTGGAAAAATACAGTGGAAGAAGAATATCGCTCAAAACTGTCTGATTTTCTGGATCCCAGACAGCAGTATATAGTGTCAAGCATCGTTGGAGGTAACAGCAGCGTATCTGTCATGTTCGAAGGCGGCATTTCAACTGCTGAAAGGAAACGGGCTTTACTGTATCCTGATTATGTAAACCCTGCAACCGAAGACTTTGAACTGAAGGCTTTCGAACTGGATTATCCTGTGAAGTTCGTTCGTATTGATCACCCGCAGGTACTGGGTTCGTTAATCGGCCTGGGATTAAAGCGGGAAAAATTCGGAGATATCATCACAAAAGGGGATAAAATCCAGTTCGTTTGTGCTTCTGAGAATGCTTCTTATATTGAGCACCAGCTGACAAGCATTGGAAAAGCAAAAGTTTCTCTTTTTCCTATTGAATTGGAAGATCTTGTAGATAAAGAGGAATCGTACATAGAAAAATCGACAACTGTTTCTTCCCTTCGTCTTGATGTGATTATTTCGGAGGCTTACAATTTATCCCGGTCAAAAGTGAAGCCTTTTATTCAAACAGATAAAGTGAAAGTAAACTGGAGAATTGCAGACGACCCTTCATTGATTGTTGAAAAAGGCGATATGCTGTCGCTGCGCGGCAAAGGACGCTGCCAGATAGAATCGATTGAAGGGGAAACAAAAAAAGGGAAAGTACGGATCATTCTGAGATATATCGGTTCAGGCTGA
- a CDS encoding YggT family protein yields the protein MATLANIIIQVMQIYWFLCIIYIFMSWLPNARESQFGQTIGKIVEPFFAPFRQIIPPIGMIDISPIVALIALRFAMDGVRYLFSMFM from the coding sequence GTGGCAACATTAGCAAATATTATCATTCAGGTTATGCAGATCTACTGGTTTTTATGTATTATTTATATTTTTATGTCCTGGCTGCCTAATGCCAGAGAATCTCAGTTCGGTCAGACAATCGGTAAAATCGTAGAACCGTTTTTTGCTCCATTCCGGCAGATTATACCGCCTATCGGCATGATTGATATATCACCGATTGTAGCGCTTATTGCTCTGCGATTTGCAATGGATGGCGTTCGCTATCTATTCTCAATGTTTATGTAA
- the pyrR gene encoding bifunctional pyr operon transcriptional regulator/uracil phosphoribosyltransferase PyrR, which translates to MKEILDEQAIRRALTRIAHEIIERNKGIQDCVLVGIKTRGVYLAERLAERIEKIEGEKIAVGEIDITLYRDDLSHKRQDAEPEVHGTDISVKVSDKKVILIDDVLFTGRTVRAALDAIVDLGRPAQIQLAVLIDRGHRELPIRPDYVGKNVPTAKSEVIEVKLNEVDKEEAVRLN; encoded by the coding sequence ATGAAAGAAATATTGGATGAACAGGCGATCAGGCGCGCTCTGACAAGAATAGCTCATGAAATCATCGAACGGAATAAAGGGATTCAGGACTGTGTTCTTGTCGGTATAAAAACCCGTGGTGTTTACCTGGCTGAAAGACTGGCAGAAAGAATAGAAAAGATCGAAGGAGAAAAAATAGCTGTCGGAGAAATCGACATCACGCTTTATCGGGATGATTTAAGCCACAAGCGCCAGGATGCAGAACCGGAAGTTCACGGAACGGATATTTCTGTAAAGGTCAGCGATAAAAAAGTAATCCTGATTGATGACGTTCTGTTTACTGGACGCACCGTACGGGCAGCACTGGATGCAATCGTGGATCTGGGACGCCCGGCGCAGATCCAGTTAGCAGTGCTAATTGACAGAGGGCACAGGGAGCTTCCTATCCGCCCTGATTATGTCGGGAAAAATGTACCGACAGCAAAGTCGGAAGTTATTGAAGTGAAACTGAACGAAGTTGATAAGGAAGAAGCAGTAAGATTAAACTAA
- a CDS encoding RluA family pseudouridine synthase, with amino-acid sequence METMHSYKADSNGIRLDKWLTEQNSEWSRSAVQDWIKSGHVTVNEQIVKSNYKIKANDVIEVEEPEVVELEITAEDLQLDIVYEDEDVIVVNKPRGMVVHPAPGHPGGTLVNGLMHHCNDLSGINGVARPGIVHRIDKDTSGLIMVAKNDKAHESLVEQLKNKTTKRRYETIVAGVISHDKGTVDAPIGRDPQDRQKMTVTEMHSREAVTHFQVLDRFSRHSHVACELETGRTHQIRVHMKYIEFPIVGDPKYGPRKKHQFPIEGQALHASMLGFKHPRTGEEMLFNSEPPEDFKACLQHARTFSI; translated from the coding sequence ATGGAAACTATGCATTCCTACAAAGCAGATTCGAACGGGATCCGGCTGGATAAGTGGCTCACGGAGCAGAATTCGGAGTGGTCACGAAGTGCGGTGCAGGACTGGATTAAGTCCGGGCACGTAACAGTCAATGAACAAATTGTAAAAAGTAATTATAAGATTAAAGCAAATGATGTAATCGAGGTGGAAGAGCCGGAAGTAGTCGAACTTGAAATTACAGCAGAAGACCTGCAGCTTGATATTGTCTACGAAGATGAGGACGTCATTGTTGTCAATAAACCGAGAGGCATGGTAGTTCATCCTGCCCCCGGTCATCCAGGCGGAACTCTTGTCAACGGCTTAATGCACCACTGCAACGATTTGTCCGGTATCAATGGCGTAGCACGTCCAGGTATTGTACATCGCATTGATAAAGATACTTCCGGGTTAATAATGGTAGCTAAAAACGATAAAGCTCATGAGTCTCTTGTAGAACAGCTTAAAAATAAAACGACAAAACGCCGTTATGAAACGATTGTGGCGGGTGTTATTTCTCACGATAAAGGGACGGTAGATGCCCCAATAGGCAGGGATCCACAGGACCGGCAGAAAATGACGGTAACAGAAATGCATTCCCGGGAAGCAGTAACCCATTTTCAGGTCCTCGATCGTTTTTCAAGACACAGCCACGTGGCGTGTGAGCTTGAAACCGGGCGCACGCATCAGATCCGTGTTCATATGAAATATATTGAATTTCCAATCGTCGGTGATCCGAAGTACGGCCCGCGTAAAAAACACCAGTTCCCTATTGAAGGGCAGGCCCTTCACGCTTCCATGCTTGGATTCAAACACCCACGGACAGGAGAAGAAATGCTTTTTAATTCTGAACCGCCGGAAGATTTTAAAGCCTGTCTGCAGCATGCGCGTACATTTTCAATTTGA
- the lspA gene encoding signal peptidase II, with product MVYYLIAVIIIAFDQLTKWLIVENMEVRESIPIIENLLYLTSHRNAGAAFGMLQGQMWLFFIATIVVTVVIIYMIQTQLKGSRWYGTALGLILGGAIGNFIDRVLEGAVVDFIDVYIFSYNYPIFNIADMSLVTGVIMIIIHVFLEEKRQEK from the coding sequence GTGGTTTATTATCTTATTGCAGTCATCATCATTGCATTCGATCAGCTTACAAAATGGCTGATTGTTGAGAATATGGAAGTTCGTGAAAGTATACCTATTATTGAAAATTTATTATATTTAACTTCCCACCGTAATGCTGGAGCAGCCTTTGGTATGCTGCAGGGGCAGATGTGGCTGTTTTTTATAGCAACTATTGTTGTTACAGTCGTTATAATATATATGATTCAAACGCAGCTTAAAGGAAGCAGATGGTACGGAACAGCCCTTGGACTGATTTTGGGCGGTGCAATCGGTAATTTTATCGACCGAGTATTAGAAGGGGCAGTCGTAGATTTTATAGATGTTTATATTTTCAGTTACAACTACCCGATTTTCAATATAGCGGATATGTCCTTAGTGACCGGGGTAATAATGATTATTATCCATGTATTTTTAGAAGAAAAACGTCAGGAGAAATGA
- a CDS encoding carbamoyl phosphate synthase small subunit encodes MRRKLILENGETFTGKAIGAAIEQTGEVVFNTSMTGYQEILTDPSYKGQIVTMTYPLIGNYGVNRDDFESIYPNVNGVIVKEAAEGPSHFRKEKTLDEWLKQTNIPGLCGIDTRKLTKIIRTFGTLKGRLCDIEQDTLKVVEELKKTELPRDQVASVSTKSQFWHPGTNNNRVVLIDYGAKKGIVKDLLSRGFEVIVVPYDTPAESILSLSPDGVMLSNGPGNPEDISHVLPHIKQVAETVPTFGICLGHQLLALAFGAETEKMTFGHRGANHPVKHLDSGRVSITSQNHSYTVSEHSLEGTPLQVTHRNVNDGSVEGLRHNTLPFFSVQYHPEASPGPEDSKQLFDHFHTMVEQKRGIIHA; translated from the coding sequence ATGAGAAGAAAATTAATTTTAGAAAATGGCGAAACGTTTACAGGGAAAGCTATTGGAGCAGCTATTGAGCAGACAGGGGAAGTCGTCTTCAATACAAGCATGACCGGTTATCAGGAAATTCTTACCGATCCTTCTTACAAAGGACAGATCGTGACAATGACCTATCCTCTTATTGGCAATTACGGTGTTAACCGTGATGATTTTGAGAGTATCTATCCGAATGTAAATGGCGTTATAGTCAAAGAAGCGGCAGAAGGTCCAAGTCATTTCCGAAAAGAAAAAACGCTTGACGAATGGCTGAAGCAGACAAACATTCCCGGGCTGTGCGGTATAGACACGAGAAAATTAACAAAAATTATCAGGACTTTCGGTACGCTGAAAGGGAGACTTTGTGACATCGAGCAGGATACTTTGAAAGTAGTGGAAGAACTTAAAAAAACAGAACTTCCTCGTGACCAGGTAGCTTCGGTATCAACGAAAAGCCAGTTCTGGCATCCGGGTACGAACAACAACCGGGTCGTGCTCATCGACTATGGAGCAAAAAAAGGAATTGTTAAAGATCTTCTTTCCCGCGGTTTTGAAGTTATCGTAGTGCCATATGATACACCGGCAGAAAGTATTTTGTCGCTTTCGCCGGATGGTGTCATGCTGAGCAACGGGCCGGGGAATCCGGAGGATATCTCCCATGTTCTTCCTCATATTAAACAGGTTGCTGAAACCGTTCCGACTTTTGGAATCTGTCTTGGGCATCAGCTTCTTGCGTTGGCCTTCGGAGCAGAGACAGAAAAAATGACGTTCGGCCACCGCGGTGCCAACCATCCGGTAAAACATTTGGACAGCGGCCGCGTCTCGATTACTTCCCAGAACCACAGCTACACTGTTTCAGAACATTCACTTGAAGGTACACCGCTTCAAGTTACCCATCGAAATGTAAACGACGGCTCCGTGGAGGGACTCAGACATAATACTCTGCCATTCTTCAGTGTCCAGTATCATCCGGAAGCATCACCTGGTCCGGAAGACTCCAAACAATTATTCGATCATTTTCACACAATGGTGGAACAGAAAAGAGGGATTATCCATGCCTAA
- a CDS encoding aspartate carbamoyltransferase catalytic subunit, which produces MKQLRTFKDLTLTEIDYLLQKAEDPFMNQRSEKTVANLFFEPSTRTKYSFEMAEAQMGVNRLDFSAEASSLSKGESLYDTLRTFEAIGTDLLVIRHPKSRFYEELEGLNIPIINAGDGAGDHPTQSLLDLLTMKQEFGCLRGLHVVIAGDILHSRVANTNAWILKQFGARVSYTGPVEWMPSHVRTSEILTMDEAVSQADVMMMLRIQTERHGGTEQWTKESYHEQYGLTESREKEMDSRAIIMHPAPVNRGVELADKLVECPRSRIFKQMQNGVKVRKAVLSYLLETKGARNYEAIV; this is translated from the coding sequence ATGAAACAGCTTCGGACATTTAAGGATCTTACATTGACAGAAATTGATTATCTGCTGCAGAAAGCGGAAGACCCTTTTATGAACCAGCGGTCTGAGAAAACGGTGGCCAATCTCTTTTTTGAGCCAAGTACCCGTACAAAGTACAGTTTTGAAATGGCAGAAGCCCAGATGGGAGTGAACCGATTGGACTTTTCTGCGGAAGCTTCCAGTCTTTCCAAAGGAGAGTCCCTTTATGATACGCTGAGGACTTTTGAAGCAATCGGGACCGACCTTTTAGTTATCCGCCATCCGAAATCCCGTTTTTACGAAGAGCTTGAGGGTCTAAACATTCCAATAATTAATGCTGGGGACGGAGCCGGAGATCATCCTACGCAGTCGCTGCTGGACTTACTGACGATGAAACAGGAATTCGGATGTCTGAGGGGACTGCATGTTGTTATTGCGGGAGATATTCTGCACAGTCGGGTTGCCAATACGAATGCCTGGATTTTAAAACAGTTTGGTGCAAGGGTATCCTACACAGGACCGGTGGAATGGATGCCTTCTCATGTAAGGACATCGGAGATCCTTACGATGGATGAAGCTGTCAGTCAGGCGGATGTCATGATGATGCTGCGTATTCAAACGGAGCGTCATGGGGGGACAGAACAGTGGACAAAAGAAAGCTATCACGAACAGTACGGTTTGACGGAATCGAGAGAAAAGGAAATGGATAGCCGTGCCATCATTATGCATCCCGCTCCAGTAAACCGCGGAGTGGAACTTGCGGATAAGCTCGTTGAGTGCCCTCGTTCCCGGATATTCAAACAAATGCAGAATGGAGTAAAGGTAAGAAAAGCGGTATTATCCTATCTTTTAGAAACGAAAGGGGCACGAAATTATGAAGCGATTGTTTAA